From the genome of Thermoflexus hugenholtzii, one region includes:
- a CDS encoding cellulose biosynthesis cyclic di-GMP-binding regulatory protein BcsB: MSAWKRSAKRWILALSLAGFVRFPSLSIPTSPLQEGSPAAWEISLRELGVSEPLVLSAPSGEQWVTIPVPQGLRPVELTGRLRSTPGLNGGRLEIGDGVRTLTWVPLGLAERTLTVALQGAPVTRGRLTLVWRLIPPPRLDICAAGSSERVELEDLRVRLEGSPEPPRTIAGFWPSDLRALEVNLPAGPGPEEATAALRLVALGARLAGRHPLTVSIRLGEGSFAGAADPWRRRIEIRRGEARLRLRFDAEGLFPALEVQAPPERVVELAEGVIRYGEVMAFPEVIPQRIAPAEEGISGPVTLAELGWPQIQMRGSGPMEARLFLSQADLGGPVRGVRLRLVGRATPVPEGGTASLLVFLNGGLVAAEPLPGGAFDRRIAFPDGLWRRDNTVIVRVDYTPPGGECRVGVHPITVFIDGRSSLEFQRGQNLPPGFERFPQSLMPAFGVGLRPLNASTLQAAADLVVLLQQATHRPLRPEVRPWEEAVRTSGGLVLITEEAEGLAGLDLPLDPRPFRLVDVDGREGFRVDPGRAFLVLEAFEDRGREVLVLTRWGREVDLGRWVEGMDRELGWFGLQGDVWLWPVGGEPVAWRVRGSGWRVEPLPPVGGGVWERLWPWALGVMLVGVLGFLIWAYPRVVRRRPAGLEGSGRPADSHSHKPESG; the protein is encoded by the coding sequence ATGAGCGCGTGGAAGCGATCGGCCAAACGGTGGATCCTCGCGCTGTCCCTGGCGGGCTTCGTGCGTTTCCCCTCCCTTTCGATCCCGACGAGTCCCCTTCAGGAGGGTTCGCCGGCGGCATGGGAGATCTCCCTCCGGGAGCTGGGGGTTTCGGAGCCTCTGGTGCTGAGCGCGCCTTCCGGGGAGCAGTGGGTGACGATCCCGGTGCCGCAGGGCCTGCGGCCGGTTGAGCTGACCGGTCGCCTGCGCAGCACGCCCGGCCTGAACGGCGGGCGGCTGGAGATCGGGGATGGCGTGCGCACGTTGACCTGGGTCCCGCTGGGGCTGGCCGAGCGGACGTTGACGGTCGCCTTGCAGGGGGCGCCGGTGACCCGGGGGCGGCTGACGCTGGTGTGGCGGTTGATCCCCCCGCCGCGGCTGGACATCTGCGCGGCGGGCTCCAGCGAGCGGGTGGAGCTGGAGGACCTGCGGGTGCGTCTGGAAGGATCCCCGGAGCCGCCCCGGACGATCGCCGGGTTCTGGCCGTCGGATCTGCGCGCGCTGGAGGTCAACCTTCCCGCAGGTCCCGGGCCGGAAGAGGCGACGGCGGCCTTGCGCCTGGTCGCCCTCGGCGCGCGTTTGGCCGGCCGGCATCCCCTGACGGTCTCCATCCGGTTGGGGGAGGGGTCCTTTGCGGGCGCAGCGGATCCCTGGCGTCGTCGGATCGAGATCCGCCGGGGGGAGGCTCGCCTTCGTCTGCGTTTCGATGCGGAAGGCCTTTTCCCGGCTCTGGAGGTCCAGGCCCCGCCGGAGCGGGTGGTGGAGCTGGCGGAGGGGGTGATCCGGTATGGGGAGGTGATGGCGTTTCCGGAGGTGATCCCGCAACGGATCGCTCCCGCTGAGGAGGGCATATCCGGGCCGGTGACCCTGGCCGAGCTCGGCTGGCCTCAGATTCAGATGCGGGGTTCGGGGCCGATGGAGGCCCGGCTGTTCCTCTCCCAGGCGGATCTCGGCGGCCCGGTTCGAGGGGTGCGCCTGCGCCTCGTCGGCCGCGCCACCCCGGTTCCGGAGGGTGGGACGGCGAGCCTGCTGGTCTTCCTGAACGGGGGGCTGGTGGCGGCGGAACCGCTGCCGGGTGGCGCCTTCGATCGGCGGATCGCGTTTCCGGATGGGTTGTGGCGGCGAGACAACACGGTGATCGTCCGGGTGGATTACACGCCGCCGGGAGGGGAGTGTCGCGTGGGGGTGCATCCGATCACGGTGTTCATCGATGGGCGCTCGAGCCTGGAGTTCCAGCGGGGGCAGAATCTGCCGCCGGGCTTCGAACGCTTTCCGCAGAGCCTGATGCCGGCGTTTGGGGTGGGCCTGCGTCCGCTGAACGCGTCGACCCTTCAGGCGGCGGCGGACCTGGTGGTGCTGTTGCAGCAGGCGACGCATCGTCCCCTGCGTCCGGAGGTGCGTCCATGGGAGGAGGCGGTGCGGACCTCCGGGGGGCTGGTGCTGATCACGGAGGAGGCGGAGGGGCTTGCGGGCCTGGATCTGCCGCTGGATCCCCGTCCGTTTCGGTTGGTGGATGTAGATGGGCGGGAGGGGTTCCGGGTGGATCCGGGGCGCGCGTTTCTGGTTCTGGAGGCCTTCGAGGATCGGGGGAGGGAGGTGCTGGTGCTGACGCGATGGGGGCGGGAGGTGGATCTCGGTCGATGGGTGGAGGGGATGGACCGGGAGCTGGGGTGGTTTGGGTTGCAGGGGGATGTGTGGCTGTGGCCGGTGGGGGGCGAGCCGGTGGCGTGGCGGGTGCGGGGGAGCGGGTGGCGGGTGGAGCCGCTGCCGCCGGTGGGGGGAGGGGTGTGGGAGCGGCTCTGGCCGTGGGCGCTGGGGGTGATGCTGGTGGGGGTGCTGGGGTTTTTGATCTGGGCGTATCCGCGGGTCGTGCGGAGGCGGCCGGCGGGTTTAGAGGGGTCCGGGCGCCCCGCGGATTCGCATAGTCATAAGCCGGAATCTGGATAA
- a CDS encoding glycosyltransferase translates to MEGILEQTSHRPLRLGEALIARGLLRPEDLEWALEIQARTREPLGQILLSRGLVRRYDLYRTLAELWGIPFVDLLQEPPDTELLRRFPPEQMLARQLIPLRQLEEGLEIATARRPDPIVLEEAQRLFGQPIARIRATTEWDIRQILLRAFRTEILTTATYGLYYRRPEESAHTVFTPGQFLVMTLLLIGTLLALGITPRATLIAINAAINIFFLASILFKFAVSMVGARYEREVAIREEEIRALKDEELPRYTILVPIYREAEVIQTLLANLARLDYPREKLEILLLLEEDDQETLEAAKAARPPGNVYFIRIPNAMPRTKPKACNIGLFFATGDYLVIYDAEDQPEPDQLKKAVLAFRKGGERLACVQAALNYFNARENFLTRMFTLEYSYWFDHMLPGLHRLGLPIPLGGTSNHFPTERLRMLGGWDPFNVTEDADLGIRAAVEGWEVGVIHSTTYEEANTQVGNWIRQRSRWIKGYMQTTLVHTRNPWQLIRRVGLRKAAGFLLLVGGTPLTFLSAPWMWAMFLWWVITQTRALDPFFPPPVLYINLFNLLFGNAIAIYLNMLAGFKRGYYDLIPWALLTPVYWVLHSIAAYKALWQLFTRPFYWEKTRHGISHWLRR, encoded by the coding sequence ATGGAAGGCATCCTGGAGCAGACATCTCATCGCCCGCTTCGACTGGGGGAGGCACTCATCGCCCGCGGCCTGCTCCGCCCGGAAGATCTGGAATGGGCGCTGGAGATCCAGGCCCGCACCCGGGAGCCGCTGGGACAGATCCTCCTGTCCCGCGGCCTGGTGCGCCGCTACGACCTCTACCGCACGCTGGCCGAGCTCTGGGGAATCCCCTTTGTGGATCTCCTCCAGGAGCCTCCCGATACAGAACTGCTCCGCCGGTTCCCCCCGGAGCAGATGCTGGCCCGCCAGTTGATCCCCCTCCGCCAGCTGGAAGAAGGCCTGGAGATCGCCACTGCCCGCCGGCCAGACCCCATCGTCCTGGAAGAAGCCCAACGCCTATTCGGACAACCCATCGCCCGGATCCGAGCCACCACTGAATGGGATATCCGGCAGATCCTGCTTCGAGCCTTCCGAACGGAGATCCTCACCACCGCCACCTATGGCCTTTACTACCGCCGGCCAGAGGAGTCCGCCCACACAGTTTTCACCCCCGGCCAATTCCTGGTCATGACGCTGCTCCTCATCGGAACCCTCCTCGCCCTGGGCATCACCCCCCGGGCAACCCTGATCGCCATCAACGCCGCCATCAACATCTTCTTCCTCGCAAGCATCCTCTTCAAATTCGCCGTCTCAATGGTAGGCGCCCGCTACGAGCGTGAGGTCGCAATCCGGGAAGAAGAAATCCGGGCCTTGAAAGATGAAGAGCTTCCTCGCTACACGATCCTGGTTCCGATATATCGGGAGGCCGAGGTCATCCAGACGCTGCTGGCCAATCTGGCCCGCCTGGATTACCCGAGGGAAAAGCTGGAGATCCTCCTCCTGCTGGAGGAAGACGACCAGGAAACCCTGGAGGCGGCCAAAGCCGCGCGCCCTCCCGGAAACGTCTACTTCATCCGGATCCCAAACGCGATGCCCCGGACGAAACCAAAAGCCTGCAACATCGGCCTGTTCTTCGCCACAGGGGATTACCTGGTGATCTACGACGCGGAGGATCAGCCGGAACCTGACCAGCTGAAGAAAGCCGTGCTGGCCTTCCGGAAGGGCGGAGAACGGCTCGCATGCGTCCAGGCCGCCCTGAACTACTTCAACGCAAGGGAGAACTTCCTGACCCGCATGTTCACCCTGGAGTATTCCTACTGGTTCGACCACATGCTCCCCGGCCTGCACCGGCTGGGTTTGCCGATCCCCCTTGGCGGGACCAGCAATCATTTCCCCACCGAACGATTGCGCATGCTGGGCGGCTGGGATCCTTTCAACGTCACCGAAGACGCCGACCTGGGGATCCGCGCTGCCGTGGAGGGCTGGGAAGTCGGAGTCATCCACAGCACAACCTACGAAGAGGCCAACACTCAGGTCGGAAACTGGATCCGCCAGCGCTCCCGATGGATCAAAGGCTACATGCAAACCACCCTGGTTCACACCCGCAACCCATGGCAGCTGATCCGACGCGTGGGGCTCCGGAAAGCTGCCGGCTTCCTTCTGCTGGTGGGCGGAACCCCACTGACCTTCCTGTCCGCGCCGTGGATGTGGGCCATGTTCCTGTGGTGGGTCATCACACAAACCCGCGCCCTGGATCCCTTCTTCCCACCCCCGGTTCTTTACATCAATCTCTTTAATCTACTGTTTGGCAACGCCATCGCAATTTACCTGAACATGCTGGCCGGCTTCAAACGAGGGTATTATGACCTGATCCCATGGGCCTTGCTGACACCTGTATACTGGGTTCTGCACAGCATCGCCGCCTACAAGGCGCTCTGGCAGCTCTTCACCCGGCCCTTCTACTGGGAGAAAACCCGCCATGGGATCAGCCACTGGCTACGGCGATAG
- a CDS encoding tetratricopeptide repeat protein: MSTRLSRWCDRVLEAGWLMAAVIAPLFFNIYTSRVFEPDKLTLVRSIALVMAAAWMIKLVEAWGQRIPLTQALGFSGRTPLVLPALASAVVYLISSVLSLVPYTSFFGSYQRLQGAYSWLAYLVIFFSLLGALRTRAQFERLALTMVLTSLPVAVYGLIQRYRLDPLPWGGDVTSRVASHMGNAIFVAAYLIMAFMFTLGRLAETFHSILTAEPPRNSDVARGALYVFIATVQAATIYFSFSRGPWLGLMGGLFLFLVLWLVIRRQRKGLFAVLGLSALGFLFLILLNIPNGPLEPLRGSPYIGRLGHIFETETGTGKVRVLIWQGALRLVLPHEPIQDPQGRPDPFHLLRPFIGYGPESMYVAYNRFYPPELAHYEARNASPDRSHNETFDALVHTGLLGFLVYQWLFFSLFAYGLRSLNLIHGGRDRILLLSLWALGAAATGLFFALRFGWHFIGVAIPAGTVLGLLVYLVFATLRASGEPPIQHPHRFMLIALLGAVLAHYIEINFGIAIASTRTWFWAFAAMIVVLGESWLAEPAPARASSAQPAIPARKGKGATRRPRREEPLPSPTRPWWPMIASLGLLMALMLSLLSYEFITNQGQRLDLLSLIVTSLTRLPLQGNRFSPFILVMFLLTAGLGAALVLAEGIRREWLPVGKWSEALALYGLVALGGWLGYTLIHAGLLAALIARAPQTVEDVLRLAEGVAGLFDGLVLFLFVVLVLLVFLISREEPEAGDPSTGLGLLMAPPAWIAVAILVWAVNLNPIRADAIYKQGDPWDKQGQWEVAILLYRRAIEYAPREDFYHLWLGRALLEKASRAPESASRQIPEGVSFERAFQALTLEQLVRLSRGDLLEITRAVLERARDLNPLNTDHTANLARMHRRWADLLLDPRYCRTRIHLPEMPPEFVRHVEQASRYYEEATRLSPNNAVLWNEWASVDLYQRNDLDSAERKLQRSLQLDDRFDQTYQLYGDLLMVRSEVVADPQVQRMSMERAEGFYRRLVELQPDHATGWAALAYLRDQLGRAAEAQAARARLAALLQTRPDGWQSIGDFFLSHADCALERSRAQPLYREAAEAYGQALTANPGALTAALRRGYALRGAGDLEGAVGVFRQALQVAGEHPDVWLFYRELAVTLAMLGRKAEAEEAADQAWRRAPAVEQPGLQALFTQLGLSIRP; this comes from the coding sequence ATGTCGACGCGGCTGAGCCGATGGTGCGATCGGGTTCTGGAAGCCGGGTGGCTGATGGCGGCGGTCATCGCCCCCCTGTTCTTCAACATCTACACCAGTCGGGTCTTCGAGCCGGACAAGCTCACCCTGGTGCGCTCCATCGCCCTGGTGATGGCGGCTGCCTGGATGATCAAGCTGGTCGAGGCCTGGGGGCAGCGGATCCCGCTCACCCAGGCCCTCGGCTTCTCCGGGCGAACCCCTCTGGTTCTTCCGGCCCTGGCCTCAGCGGTCGTCTATCTCATCTCCAGCGTTCTTTCCCTCGTTCCCTACACCAGCTTCTTCGGCTCCTATCAGCGGTTGCAGGGAGCATACAGCTGGCTGGCCTATCTGGTGATCTTCTTCAGCCTCCTGGGAGCGCTGCGCACCCGGGCCCAGTTTGAGCGGCTGGCCCTCACGATGGTGCTCACCAGCCTGCCCGTGGCGGTCTACGGCCTGATCCAGCGCTACCGGCTGGATCCCCTGCCCTGGGGCGGCGATGTCACCAGCCGGGTAGCCTCCCATATGGGGAACGCCATCTTCGTGGCTGCTTATCTCATCATGGCCTTCATGTTCACCCTGGGACGGCTGGCCGAGACTTTCCATTCCATTTTGACCGCTGAGCCTCCTCGCAACAGCGATGTGGCCCGGGGGGCGCTCTATGTCTTCATCGCCACGGTGCAGGCCGCTACCATCTACTTCAGCTTCAGCCGGGGCCCCTGGCTGGGGCTGATGGGTGGTTTGTTCCTCTTCTTGGTGCTCTGGCTGGTGATCCGGCGCCAGCGGAAAGGGCTGTTCGCCGTCCTCGGTCTCTCCGCGCTCGGGTTTCTTTTTCTCATCCTCCTCAATATCCCGAACGGGCCGCTGGAGCCCCTCCGCGGATCCCCCTATATCGGCCGGCTGGGCCATATCTTTGAGACCGAGACCGGCACGGGCAAGGTCCGTGTGCTGATCTGGCAGGGCGCGCTCCGGCTGGTGCTTCCCCACGAGCCGATTCAGGATCCCCAGGGCCGCCCCGATCCGTTTCACCTCCTCCGGCCGTTCATCGGCTATGGGCCGGAGTCCATGTATGTCGCCTACAATCGGTTCTATCCCCCGGAGCTGGCGCATTACGAGGCCCGCAACGCCTCGCCGGATCGTTCTCACAACGAAACTTTCGATGCGCTGGTCCACACAGGCCTTCTGGGCTTCCTGGTTTATCAGTGGCTGTTCTTCTCGCTGTTCGCCTATGGGTTGCGGAGCCTGAACCTGATCCACGGAGGCCGGGATCGGATCCTGCTTCTGAGCCTCTGGGCCCTCGGGGCCGCGGCGACAGGGCTTTTCTTCGCCCTTCGATTCGGCTGGCACTTCATCGGGGTGGCGATCCCCGCGGGGACGGTGCTGGGGCTTCTGGTCTACCTGGTGTTTGCCACCCTGCGGGCTTCCGGGGAGCCTCCCATCCAGCATCCCCATCGCTTCATGCTGATCGCCCTGCTCGGGGCGGTCCTGGCCCATTACATCGAGATCAACTTCGGCATCGCCATCGCCTCCACCCGAACCTGGTTCTGGGCTTTCGCGGCGATGATCGTCGTTCTCGGGGAGAGCTGGCTGGCGGAGCCGGCTCCGGCGCGCGCTTCCTCTGCGCAACCGGCGATCCCGGCGCGCAAAGGGAAAGGAGCCACGCGTCGGCCTCGCCGCGAGGAGCCGCTTCCCTCCCCGACCCGCCCGTGGTGGCCGATGATCGCCTCCCTCGGCTTGTTGATGGCCCTGATGCTGAGCCTGCTTTCCTATGAGTTCATCACCAACCAGGGCCAGCGGCTGGATCTTCTCTCTTTGATCGTCACCAGCCTGACCCGCCTTCCTCTGCAGGGCAACCGGTTCTCTCCGTTCATCCTGGTGATGTTCCTGTTGACCGCCGGCCTGGGCGCGGCGCTGGTGCTGGCCGAAGGGATCCGGCGCGAGTGGCTTCCGGTCGGGAAGTGGTCGGAGGCGCTGGCGCTGTATGGGCTGGTGGCGCTGGGGGGCTGGCTGGGATACACCCTGATCCATGCCGGTCTGCTGGCGGCCCTGATCGCCCGCGCGCCCCAGACCGTGGAGGATGTCCTGCGCCTGGCGGAGGGCGTGGCGGGCCTGTTCGATGGGCTGGTTCTCTTTCTCTTCGTGGTGCTGGTCCTGCTGGTTTTCCTGATCTCCCGGGAGGAGCCGGAGGCGGGAGATCCATCAACCGGATTGGGGTTGCTGATGGCCCCTCCGGCATGGATCGCGGTGGCGATCCTGGTCTGGGCGGTCAACCTGAACCCTATCCGGGCCGATGCGATCTACAAGCAGGGCGATCCTTGGGATAAGCAGGGGCAGTGGGAGGTGGCCATCCTGCTTTATCGGCGGGCCATCGAGTATGCGCCTCGGGAGGATTTCTACCACCTCTGGCTGGGACGGGCTTTGCTGGAGAAGGCTTCCCGGGCACCGGAATCGGCCTCCCGGCAGATCCCGGAGGGCGTCTCTTTCGAGCGAGCTTTTCAAGCGCTCACCCTGGAGCAGCTGGTGCGCTTGTCCCGGGGGGATCTTCTGGAGATCACCCGAGCGGTCCTGGAGCGGGCGCGCGATCTGAATCCACTCAACACGGATCATACCGCCAACCTGGCGCGAATGCATCGGCGATGGGCGGATCTCCTGCTGGATCCCCGCTATTGTCGGACGCGCATCCATCTTCCGGAGATGCCGCCGGAGTTCGTCCGGCACGTGGAGCAGGCCAGCCGGTATTACGAGGAGGCGACCCGGCTCAGCCCGAACAACGCGGTTCTGTGGAACGAATGGGCCAGCGTGGACCTGTATCAGCGAAACGATCTGGATTCCGCCGAGCGCAAGCTGCAGCGCTCTCTGCAGCTGGACGATCGTTTCGATCAGACCTATCAGCTCTATGGGGATCTCCTGATGGTGCGCAGTGAGGTGGTGGCGGATCCCCAGGTCCAGCGGATGTCCATGGAGCGGGCGGAGGGTTTCTATCGTCGTCTGGTGGAGCTGCAGCCTGACCATGCGACGGGCTGGGCGGCTCTGGCTTACCTGCGGGATCAGCTGGGGAGGGCAGCGGAGGCTCAGGCGGCGCGGGCCCGTTTGGCGGCGCTGCTCCAGACCCGGCCGGATGGATGGCAGTCTATCGGAGACTTTTTCCTGAGCCATGCGGATTGCGCGCTGGAGCGCTCGCGGGCGCAGCCGCTTTACCGGGAGGCGGCGGAGGCTTACGGGCAGGCTCTAACGGCCAACCCCGGCGCCCTCACAGCGGCCTTGCGGCGAGGGTATGCGTTGCGAGGAGCGGGGGATCTGGAGGGAGCGGTGGGGGTGTTCCGCCAGGCGCTGCAGGTCGCGGGGGAGCATCCGGATGTCTGGCTGTTCTATCGGGAGCTGGCGGTGACGCTGGCGATGCTGGGCCGGAAGGCGGAGGCGGAGGAGGCGGCGGATCAGGCCTGGCGCCGTGCCCCCGCGGTTGAGCAGCCGGGCCTTCAGGCGCTCTTTACCCAGCTGGGCCTTTCGATCCGCCCGTAG
- a CDS encoding ATP-dependent DNA ligase, with protein MRFAELVEYFERLEATTKRLEMFDILSELFRACDREEIDKVVYFCQEQLLPPFRGIEIGMAEKLILRAIARATGTTEDQVSRLNKERGDPGLVVEELLRQRKARSAGLRVSEVYEALLRIAETTGEGSVERKVGMLAELLQASSPKEARYIARFVLGRLRLGVGDPTILDALSKAIAGDRSLRPELERAYNLCSDLGLVARTLFEQGIEGIRAFRIRVGHPIRPALAERLPSAEEIVQKLGRCAVEVKLDGFRCQIHKDGDRVEIFSRNLERTTPMFPELIEAVRQQIDAREAILEGEAVAVNEETGEIYPFQVTVQRKRKHGVEEMMREYPLVLFAFDLLYADGHDYTPEPYAARFEALSRRIRPDGRIRLVDRIVTDDPRAIQRFFDEAIARGMEGIVAKRLDAPYQAGARGFHWIKLKRSYKGELTDTIDVVVVGYFRGRGMRAKLGIGALLGAVYDPDSDTFKTVAKIGSGLTEEEWVRLREMLDAIRVEHRPARVDSLLEPDVWVEPRYVLTVLADEITRSPVHTCGRADEEPGYALRFPRVVGWIREDKGPEDATTVKEILSMFQMQKRVQLGG; from the coding sequence ATGCGGTTCGCGGAGCTGGTAGAGTATTTCGAGCGGTTGGAGGCCACGACCAAGCGCCTGGAGATGTTCGATATCCTCAGCGAGCTCTTCCGGGCGTGCGATCGGGAGGAGATCGACAAGGTGGTCTACTTCTGCCAGGAGCAGCTGCTGCCGCCCTTCCGCGGGATCGAGATCGGCATGGCGGAGAAGCTGATCCTGCGGGCGATCGCCCGGGCCACCGGGACAACGGAGGATCAGGTCAGCCGGCTGAACAAGGAGCGCGGGGATCCGGGGCTGGTGGTGGAGGAGCTGCTCCGACAGCGGAAAGCCCGCTCCGCCGGCCTGCGCGTCTCGGAGGTCTACGAGGCCCTCCTGCGCATCGCCGAGACCACCGGGGAGGGCAGCGTGGAGCGCAAGGTGGGGATGCTGGCGGAGCTCCTCCAGGCCTCCTCCCCCAAAGAGGCCCGCTACATCGCCCGCTTCGTCCTGGGGCGCCTGCGCCTGGGCGTGGGCGACCCCACCATCCTGGACGCCCTGTCGAAGGCGATAGCCGGCGATCGCAGCCTGCGCCCGGAGCTGGAGCGGGCGTATAACCTGTGCTCCGACCTCGGCCTGGTGGCCCGCACCCTCTTCGAGCAGGGCATCGAGGGGATCCGCGCCTTCCGCATCCGCGTCGGGCATCCGATCCGCCCTGCCCTGGCCGAGCGGCTCCCCAGCGCCGAGGAGATCGTCCAGAAGCTGGGCCGGTGCGCCGTCGAGGTGAAGCTGGATGGGTTCCGCTGTCAGATCCACAAGGACGGGGATCGGGTGGAGATCTTCTCCCGAAACCTGGAGCGCACCACCCCCATGTTCCCCGAGCTCATCGAAGCGGTCCGCCAGCAGATCGACGCCCGGGAGGCCATCCTGGAGGGCGAGGCGGTGGCCGTCAACGAGGAGACCGGCGAGATCTATCCTTTCCAGGTGACGGTCCAGCGCAAGCGCAAGCACGGCGTGGAGGAGATGATGCGGGAATACCCGCTGGTCCTGTTCGCCTTCGATCTCCTCTACGCCGACGGCCACGATTACACCCCGGAGCCCTACGCCGCGCGCTTCGAGGCCCTCTCCCGGCGGATCCGTCCCGACGGCCGCATCCGCCTGGTGGATCGCATCGTCACGGACGACCCGCGGGCGATCCAGCGGTTTTTCGACGAGGCCATCGCCCGGGGCATGGAGGGGATCGTGGCCAAGCGCCTGGACGCCCCCTATCAGGCGGGGGCCCGCGGGTTCCACTGGATCAAGCTCAAGCGCTCCTACAAAGGCGAGCTGACGGACACCATCGACGTCGTGGTGGTGGGTTACTTCCGGGGTCGGGGGATGCGGGCGAAGCTCGGCATCGGGGCCCTGCTGGGCGCGGTTTACGATCCCGATTCGGACACCTTCAAGACGGTGGCCAAGATCGGCAGCGGCCTCACCGAGGAGGAATGGGTGCGGCTCCGGGAGATGCTGGATGCCATCCGCGTGGAGCACCGGCCGGCCCGCGTGGATTCGCTGCTGGAGCCCGACGTATGGGTGGAGCCCCGCTATGTGCTGACGGTGCTGGCGGACGAGATCACCCGCTCGCCGGTCCACACCTGTGGCCGGGCCGATGAGGAGCCCGGCTATGCCCTGCG
- a CDS encoding NAD-dependent epimerase/dehydratase family protein: MRILVTGGAGFIGSHLVERLLQEGYAVTVLDDLSGGRLENLEAVRDHPRLRILIGDVTDPVALRRALEGVEWVFHLAAVVGVPRVLADPLRTMRVNVRGTEMVLEACAERGLPVCLASSSEVYGKGIRWPAAEEDDLRLGPPTASRWIYAVSKLLDEHMAMIWAGRGLRVSVVRYFNVYGPRADPEGYGYVIARFMDQALRGEPLTVYGDGRQTRSFIYVEDAVEGTLRAGFLPEAFGRIFNIGRAEEISIRELAEKVRAITGRPVPVRFVPFSEVYGPGFEETPRRVPEVSRARVLLGFEARVTLDEGLRRTWEWWRECRRG; the protein is encoded by the coding sequence ATGCGGATCCTGGTGACCGGCGGCGCGGGCTTCATCGGCTCCCATCTTGTGGAGCGTCTCCTTCAGGAGGGTTATGCTGTCACCGTCCTGGACGATCTGAGCGGGGGACGCCTGGAGAACCTGGAGGCGGTTCGGGATCATCCCCGCCTTCGCATCCTCATCGGAGACGTCACGGACCCCGTCGCCCTTCGCCGGGCTCTCGAAGGCGTGGAGTGGGTGTTCCATCTGGCAGCGGTGGTGGGGGTGCCGCGGGTGCTGGCGGATCCCCTGCGAACGATGCGGGTGAACGTCCGGGGGACGGAGATGGTCCTCGAGGCTTGCGCCGAGCGAGGTCTCCCGGTCTGTCTCGCTTCTTCCTCGGAGGTCTACGGGAAAGGCATCCGCTGGCCGGCGGCGGAGGAGGATGATCTGCGGCTGGGCCCGCCGACGGCTTCCCGATGGATCTATGCCGTGAGCAAGCTGTTGGACGAGCACATGGCGATGATATGGGCAGGCCGGGGCCTGCGAGTCAGCGTGGTCCGCTATTTCAACGTCTACGGCCCTCGGGCGGACCCGGAGGGCTACGGCTATGTGATCGCCCGTTTCATGGATCAGGCCTTACGGGGGGAGCCGCTGACGGTGTATGGGGACGGACGCCAGACCCGCTCCTTCATTTACGTGGAGGACGCAGTGGAGGGGACCCTGCGGGCGGGGTTCCTCCCGGAAGCGTTCGGGCGGATCTTCAACATCGGGCGTGCAGAGGAGATCTCCATCCGGGAGCTGGCGGAGAAAGTGCGCGCCATCACGGGGCGCCCGGTGCCGGTCCGGTTTGTGCCGTTCTCGGAAGTCTACGGCCCCGGTTTTGAGGAGACCCCTCGACGGGTTCCGGAGGTCTCGCGGGCGCGGGTTTTGCTGGGCTTCGAGGCCCGTGTTACCCTGGATGAAGGTCTGCGACGAACCTGGGAGTGGTGGCGGGAATGTCGACGCGGCTGA